In the Doryrhamphus excisus isolate RoL2022-K1 chromosome 2, RoL_Dexc_1.0, whole genome shotgun sequence genome, TTactgttcatagttcatattgctaaaggactacccagcatgccttgccaGCATTTTAAAATAACTGTTTTAAATTACGTGTTATGTGTAGTGCTTAGTTGTTTATTACTCACTTAGTAGTAGTAATCGTTGATTCATGTGATGCGTTACTGTGGgtgtgttttcatttcaaaatgtccTTCTGTTAGATGACcacgtactgtatgtatatatatatatatatatatatatacgtatatatagatGACCCCACCAGCAATTTTTTGAACCCATTAGCACACCATCTATAAAAAAAACGGTAGAATGTATTCCATTATTGAACAGATTGAAGCCTGCCTTCGCAGTGTAGTGTCAGTCAAGCATTCActgatgaaatttttttatttaataagtcTTTCCTCCCTGATCAAGTGCTACTTTCTTGCCCTCAGGTGTGGAAATGGAGAGGTTCGCCGACGAAGCCGATGTGGTCATCGTGGGTGGCGGGCCGGCGGGTCTTTCGGCGGCCATTCGTCTGAAACAGCTAGCCAAGGAGCAGGAGAAGGAGCTGCGGGTGTGCCTGGTGGAGAAGGCCTCGCAGATGGGTGCACACACCCTGTCGGGAGCCTGCCTGGAGCCCAGCGCGCTCTATGAACTCTTCCCCGATTGGAAGGAGCGAGGGGTGAGGCTTTTCCCCTCGCTAGTTTGGATGCTACTGCAAAAATCCACTATTATTCTACCGCTACTGTTATGTACAGCCCTCTCCATATTGTCTGCTCTGCAAAGTGAAAGTTAGAAACTCTGCCTGTTCCTGCATCTTATCAGCAGAATCCCATCTCCTCTTTCTTTCACGTCAGGCTCCTCTGAACACACCAGTGACTGAGGATGTTTTCAGCATCTTGACAGAGAAGCACAGAATTCCTGTTCCCATGTTGCCAGGTACAACAACAACCCTTTCTGACttctaaaaatgatttttaccattattagagcactttagacatgaactaacacccctatagtcacctttacactcgtattactcaatatagaaGACAGTTGTAGTTTGATGGTGAGAGATGAGGgtatactgtaaatgagaaaaatcatcagtatgacctAAAGTGATCTAATATGCATAatatgacatcaccaggctcAGGAAGGATCCGTCTCCACGATATACAACACTACTTCTGCattttgtgtagttttttttatgacatttttgacgTGTTTCAGGTCTGCCCATGAGGAACCATGGCAACTACATCGTGAGGCTGGGCAACTTTGTACGCTGGCTGGGCGAGCAGGCCGAGGAGCTGGGAGTGGAGTTGTATCCTGGTTACGCCGCTTCTGAGGTTTCAGTATTAAATAGCTTCATCAATGCACAAATTCAATTTTAGTATTTTGTAGTACGGGGTTGATACATAAAATGTGTAGTAATGTTAATAATGGCCAACCCTTTAATAACAATGTTGCACTTGTTTTATACACGTGTAGAGCTCATAGCTTTGTCTCAGAATGTcactttttcatagtttttaagctgctgtcaatcattgtgTAATATACCACTCTCTACTGCCACCTACAGAATTACAGTGGAATAACACCAACCTATTACTGTTTCTTTCATATTAGACACCGCTTATGACCAGTTGTCTCATCCTTTTGCCGTTTTCACATTCAGGTTTTGTTCCATGAAGATGGAAGTGTCAAAGGAATCGCCACCAACGATGTGGGAATCGCCAAAGACGGCTCCCCGAAGGTACGCGCTATCTAACACACTTTTGAACTGCAACTATGATACCCTATTGTATGTCCCCAGGATATATTTGAGAGGGGCATGGAGCTCCACGCTAAAGTCACATTGTTTGGAGAAGGCTGCCACGGCCATTTGGCCAAGCAGCTTTACAAGCAGTTCAACCTGCGTGAGAACTGCGAGCCACAGACGTACGCCATCGGCCTCAAGGAGGTAACTGTCTTAATGTCACCTCAAATATGACCAAATTTTGAATCAATATTCATGCTCAAAACACATTAACACACATTAGATAAGTGTGATGCAACCTAACAAGAGGGCCAATAAGCACTGATGCTTGCATGCTGTAAGATTATTTCACTATCCACAATACATCTGTTTTAATAGATATTTTAATGGTAGGTGTGGACGATTGATGAGAAGAAGTGGAGACCCGGCCGAGTGGAGCATTCAGTGGGCTGGCCTCTCAACAGGAACACGTATGGCGGCTCCTTCCTCTACCACCTCAATGAAGGAGAGCCTCTGGTGGCCCTGGGCTTTGTGGTGAGTGCCTCTTTGTGTACGCATTGGTAAACACGCTACTCAGCGAACAATTCCTTTTCACCTCACAAGATTACACACTGGAAGTCCTCGTGTTGCGTAGTTATGACACGCATACTGATGATTGAGCACTGTAGTGGTGTCATTACCGAGACTTCCTGATGAAATtgattacagtcatccctcgttacACTACGGTTCAAACATTGCTCCCtttggttgactatagcctagttaaaaaaaaaagaatgcataATTAAGCAAATGTTGCTTAAgttctaaaaaaaattgttaagaCATTTATGAACTGTAGTTCACGCCAGTTACACGCACCAGACTTGACCACTAACACAGGCTTGTATTATTTATCCCACAACAGGCACTATATAGTAACACAAGTCGTCATAACAATAATACTGTACTTCAGCTAAAACACAACTGAGACTCTCAAACATCACACATCCAGTATGATTTCCCCACAGGTGGGTCTAGACTACTCCAACCCTTACCTGAGCCCCTTCAGGGAGTTCCAGCGTTGGAAGCACCACCCCTTCGTTGCCCCCACTTTGGAGGGAGGCAACAGGATCGCTTATGGTGCCCGCGCCTTGAACGAGGGCGGCTTCCAGGTAGGGTTGCTTATGGCACCACATTGAGAGAGCTGTAGTGATTGCAATAATGGTGATACGTTGCCCCTCTGCTCGCTGTTTGGCCAGTCCATCCCCAAGCTGACATTCCCGGGAG is a window encoding:
- the etfdh gene encoding electron transfer flavoprotein-ubiquinone oxidoreductase, mitochondrial, which gives rise to MFPASRYSSKAARCIRALKTVQVDHASPQLYTTVHNRRSCSSVSTPRITTHYTIHPRDKDPRWEGVEMERFADEADVVIVGGGPAGLSAAIRLKQLAKEQEKELRVCLVEKASQMGAHTLSGACLEPSALYELFPDWKERGAPLNTPVTEDVFSILTEKHRIPVPMLPGLPMRNHGNYIVRLGNFVRWLGEQAEELGVELYPGYAASEVLFHEDGSVKGIATNDVGIAKDGSPKDIFERGMELHAKVTLFGEGCHGHLAKQLYKQFNLRENCEPQTYAIGLKEVWTIDEKKWRPGRVEHSVGWPLNRNTYGGSFLYHLNEGEPLVALGFVVGLDYSNPYLSPFREFQRWKHHPFVAPTLEGGNRIAYGARALNEGGFQSIPKLTFPGGLLIGCSPGFMNVPKIKGTHTAMKSGMLAAETIFPKVTAESPESDTAGLHVPEYSEALKASWVWKELCAVRNIRPSFHNYFGLYGGMVYTGIFYWILRGKEPWTLKHCGRDADQLKPAKECTPIEYPKPDGKISFDLLSSVALSGTNHEGDQPAHLTLRDDSVPVNRNLAIYDGPEQRFCPAGVYEYVPLETGDGMRLQINAQNCVHCKTCDIKDPSQNINWVVPEGGGGPAYNGM